The nucleotide sequence CCGCCCAGGCGGGATCGGCCATGATCGCCTGCCGGCCGACCTCGTGGAAGGCGATGTTTTGGGCCGAGTGCCGGGGGCCCGTGGCGATCGGCATCGCGGCGAAGACGCGCTCGGGGTAGAGCGCCGCCCATTGCAGCACCTGCATCCCGCCCATCGAGCCGCCGATGCAGAGGAACAGGTCCCGGATGCCGAGATGCTCGATCAGCATCGCCTGGGCGCGGACCATGTCGCGGATGGTGACGAGGGGAAAGTCCGGGCCGTAGGGCCGGCCCGTCGCCGGGTCGAGCGAGGCCGGGCCGGTCGAGCCCATGCAGGAGCCGATCACGTTCGAGCAGACCACGAAGTAGCGGTCGGTATCGACGGGCTTGCCGGGCCCCACCAGCGTCTCCCACCAGCCGGGCTTTGCGGTCACCGGATGGCGGTGGGCGAAGTGCTGGTCACCCGTGAGCGCGTGGCAGATCAGCACCGCGTTGGAGCGGTCGGCGTTGAGGGTGCCGGCGGTCTGGTAGGCGATCTGGAAGGGGCTGAGATTCACCCCGGCATCCATCGCGAGCGGCCGGTCGGCACCGAAGTGGGCGACCGGGCTCTGCGGCTCCAGGGCCTGGCTGCGCTCCGGGGTCGGGCGCATCCCGCGGCCGGGCTCCGCCGCTTGGGCCGGCCTCAGGGCGATGTCGGGGGCGTTGTCCATGACCGTTCGTCTGGCGGGCGCGCCCTTTCGGAGAACACGTGCAGGGCGCGCCGCACGTTCGTGTGACCGCCGGAGGTAGTATGCGGGGCCGGGGGCGTCAACGAAAGGCAGGGCTGCGGAAGCGGGATGGGACGGCCGGGAATGACCGCAGGCCCGCGCGGCCGGCGCTGCGCCGAGAGGAGGTTTGAGAGGGCGTTAAGGCTGATCCGAGGCGTGAAGCCGGCTTTTCACGATTCTTCACCGCTGCCGGGCGCAGATGCTTTGTCGGATGATCGCTCCGGCCGGCGTGGATGATCGATGCGCGCAGTCTCCCAATCCGTCTCGCGGTCCGCCCCCGATCCGGCCGCACCGGCGCGCGCGCCGCTCGCCTGGGTCGAGATCGCCAAGGGCCTGTGCATCGGGCTCGTCGTGCTGATGCATGCCACTTTCGGCCTGGAGGCGGCCCTCGGCGCGCAGGGCTACGCCCACGCGATCGCCGATTTCGCCCAGCCCTTCCGGATGCCGACCTTCTTCGCGCTCTCGGGCCTGTTCCTCGGCCGGGCCCTGGCCTCGGGCTGGCGCCCGTTCCTCGAACGGCGGGTGTTCCACTACCTGTACTTCTACACGCTGTGGCTGCTGATCCAGGAGGTCATCCGCTTCCCGCATCTCGGCGGCGGCACGCTCACCGGCACCCTGGACCACTTCGCGTGGTGCTATGTCGAGCCGTTCTCGACCCTGTGGTTCCTCTACGCGCTCGCCCTGTTCTCCCTGGTGACGCGGCTCGTCGACCGGGTTGCGCCGCCTGTGGTCCTCGGCGTCGCGCTGGGCCTCGCGGGGAGCGACGTTGCCAGCGGGTGGCACATCCTCGACGTCGCCTGCGATACCTACCTGTTCTTCTACGCCGGCTACCGCCTCGCCCCACAGGTGATCGGCTTCGGGCAGACGATGCGCGCCCGGCCCCGGCTCGCGGCTGGGTTCACGACGGGTTGGCTTCTCGTCAACGGCCTGCTGATCTTCGGCATCGTCCCCACTCTCCGGGTCGCCACGGTCGCGGACGCGCCCCTTGTGGTGCTGCCGCTCGGCGCGCTCGGCGTGTTCGGGGTGATCGCCCTCGCGACGCTGCTGGAGCGCAGCGTCGCCGGCCCGGCACTCGCCTATGCGGGCTATCGCTCGATCGTGATCTACCTCGCGGCCTTCCTACCAGTCGCCGTCCTGCGGGAGGCGATGGTGCGCTACGGGGTGCCGCTGGACGTCGGCACCGCGAGCCTCGTACTGACCGCCGCCGGCATCCTCCTGCCGCTGGCCCTGGAGCGGTCCCTGCGCAGCACGCCGGCCGCCTGCCTGTTCGTGCGCCCCTCGGCGGCCTTGCGCACGCCAGCCAGCCTGCTGCGGCGCGGCCGGACGCTGCTCGACACAGCCTCCGTCGCCGCCGTCTCCTCCGCGGCGGAGGCCGGGACATCCGTCGCCTCGGCGCTCGGCACACCGTCCGTTCAGCGGGGCGGTCTTGTTCCGGCGGGCGCGGCGCTGCCGCTGGCCCTCGGCCCGCGGGAATCGTAAAGGAGGTCCTCACCACGGAGGGCCGGCCGCGGTCCGGCCATACACGCGAGCACGATGCGCTTCTCCAGCAAAGCCAATCCGGGCGAGGACCTCGCGGCGCTGCGGGCCGAGATCGACCGGATCGACGCCGAGATGCACGCCCTGCTGATCCAGCGCGGCACGATCATCGATCGGCTGATCGCCGTGAAGGGCACCACCGCCTCCGGCTCGGCCTTCCGGCCGGGGCGCGAGGCCTCGATGATGCGCCGCGTGGCCGAGCGCCACCGGGGCCTGCTGCCGCTCGACACCGTCGAGGGGATCTGGCGGGTCATCATCGCCACCTTCACCTACGTGCAGGCGCCGTTCTCGGTCCACGCCGACGTCTCGGCGGGCGACCCGGCGATGCGCGATTCCGCCCGCTTCCATTTCGGCTTCACGGTGCCCTACCGGCCCCACCCGACCTGCGCGGCGGTGATTGAGGCGGTGGCGGCCTCGCGCGGCGACCTCGGCATCTTCCGGTTCGAGAGCCGGGCCCCGAACGGCGCCGCGCACCCGCCGAAGGGCGAGGCGTGGTGGGAGGGGCTGATCGGCGACGGCCGCCCGAAGGTGATCGCCCGCCTGCCCTTCATCGAGCGGCCGGCGCACCCGGCCGGCACGCCGGTCTTCGTGGTGGCCAAGCCCCTCGACGACCCGAGCGCGGCGCAGCGCGACTGGGTGCTCTACGCGGTCCGGGCCGCGTCCTGGCCGGAGGAGGCGAACCGGGCGCTGCACGACCTCTACGGCGAGGTTGTGGGACGGGCCAAGGCCCGGGGCGAGACCGAGCGCCTGCTCCTCGCCCTGCCGGGCGGCGTCGGCGCGCGGCCGCTGCGCGAGGCCCTCGACCGGGCCGGCGCCGGCGTCACGCTCCTCGACGAGACCGGCAGCCACGCCGCGCGCTTCCGGGTCTGAACGCAGGGTTCCACCCTGCACCCGCGAAAGGTCTCGACCTTTCGAAACCGGGACCTCTGAGGCGCGCCGTCAGGTCCGCTGCGGGTCGTTCTCCAGGCGGATCGGCTGTCCGTGGGGCGTCGCCGCGGCGGCGCGCAGCCACGCATCGCGGCGGGCGTCCACGCCCTCCGGGGCGGCGATTCCGCGCTCCGCCAGCAGCGCCTCCAGCGCGACGAGCCAGCGCCCGTAATCGGCGGCCGCCTCCGGGTCGTCCCCGGGGCGGATCGCCCGGCCAAGCGCCGCGGCCCATTCGGACCCCGTGAACACGCCCGCGTCGCGCAGGGCCACCACCAGGGCGAAGACCTGCGCCTCCCAGGGCGCCGCGAAGGGGCGGGGCTCCGGCGCGCTCACGCAACGTCCCTCACGCAGCGACCGCGTCGAGATAGGGCTCGAACATCTCGACCATCACCCGCTGGTTCGGATCGGCGTCCGGCCCCCACAGCTCGGCGGCGGCGAAGGCCACGGTGTAGAGCCAGGCCGGGTTCTCGCCCGCGCCCGTCGCGTGGGTGTCGGGCAGCACGAAGGCGCCGTGCACCCGCTCGACCCGGCCAAGACGGCCCCGGACGTAGCGCGGCAGGCGGGTATGGCCCGCCGGGTGCAGGTTGCGGGCGCGCACCGCGTCGCCCACGCCGAAGCGGGCAGGCCCCGGGGCCGGGCGGTCGCTCGGGAAGCCGGCGCGGAAGCGCGGCTCCAGGATCTCCGCCGTCAGCACCCGCGCCACCGGCCGGGCCGGCGCCTCCGAGACGCCGCGCGCCATCTCTCCGGGGCTGGCGAGGCCGTGGGCGGCGACCTGTCTCTCCAGCGCCCGGAGCCAGATCGCGTAGTAGCTCGACGCGAGATACTCGGCCGGCGGCAGCGATTCGCGCGCCGCGCGCGAGCCGTCGAGGTTCCACGTGCCGGTGAAGCCCATGGCCATGGCCAGCGCGAAGACCCGCCGCTCCCAATCCGCGTGGAAGACCGGCTCGTCGGGCTCCGGCCGCACGGGGCCGAAGCCGTGCATGCCGCCGAGATCCTGGGCGCCGTTCATTCCGCCAACTCCGGCAGCTTCGGAAGACCCGTGCCGATCATCGCGTCGCGGGTGACGAGGCTGGCCAGCCGCGCCTCGTCCCAGCCCTCGGTGCCCGCCGGGCGCTCGGGCAGGACCATGTAGCGGGTCTCGGCGGTCGAGTCCCAGACTGTGATGCGGGTGCTCTCGGGCAGGTGCAGCCCGAACTCGGCCAGCACCCCGCGGGGGTCGATGACCGCGCGGGCCCGGTAGGGCGGCGCCTTGTACCAGACCGGCGGCAGGCCGAGCACGGGCCAGGGATAGCAGGAGCAGAGCGTGCAGACGACGAGGTTGTGCTCGCCCGGCGCGTTGGCCACCACCACCATGTGCTCGCCGCCACGCCCGCCGATATCGAGCTCGGCGATGGCCGGGGTGGCGTCCGCGAGGAGCCGCGCCCGGAAGGCCGGGTCGGTCCAGGCCCGGGCGACCACCCGGGCGCCGTTGTGCGGGCCGACCTTCGTCTCGTACATCTCGACCAGCGCGTCGAGGGCGGCCGGCTCCACGTAGCCCTTCTCGACCAGGAGCGATTCGAGCGCCCGCACCCGCGCCTCGACCGGCGTCAGCTCGCTGCCCCGCGGGTGATCGTGCGGATGGTCGTGCTCGTGGTGGTCGTGCGCCATGGCCGCCCCTGCCTCGCCTCAACCCTGGATGGCGGCAAGGATATTCGGTGGCAGGCGCAGGTGCCAGTCGGTCGCGCCCTGGTAGGCCTGGCCGATGCGGAGCGCCGTGGCCTCGTCGTAGCCCCGGCAGACGATCTGCAGCGAGAGCGGCAGGCCGGTCTCGGTGTAGCCGCTCGGCAGGGCCAGCCCGCAGAGGTCGAGCAGGTTGCCGAAGCGGCAGAAGCGCGAGGGCAGGTGGTCCTCGTCCACGCTGTCGAGCGGGATGGCGGGCGTCTCGGTGGTGGGCGTCAGCACGGCGTCGAAGCCCTCCAGGGCCTCGGCGAAATCCCGCTTCATCGCCTCGCGCCGCCGGATCGTCGCGAGGTAGTCCTGGGCCGAGAGCTTGGCGCCGGCGATGATGCGCGCCCGCACCGCGTCGCCGAGCGGGCTCGCCGGATCCTCGGCCAGCGCCCCGTTGGTGACGTAGGCCTCGGCGTTGGTGATCTGGCTCAGAGCGAACAGGTCGGCGAAGCGGAAGGGCAGGCGGATCGTGACGATCTCGGCGCCGAGATCCGCCAGGGTGTCGAGCGCCCGGTCGTAGGCCGCGAGCACCGCGGCATCGACGCCCTCGCGCTCGGATTCGGGCATGCGGGCGAGCCGCAGGCCGCGCACCCCGCGGTGCAGAATCGGCAGCGGGTCCTGGGGCATGATCCCCCGCGTCGTCGGATCGAGCGGGTCGGGGCCCGACATCGCCCGATAGAGCAGCGCCGCGTCCTCCACCGTGCGGGCGAGCGGCCCCGGCGTGTCGAGGGTGGTGGAGAGCGGCACGATGCCGTGGGTCGAGATGCGCCCGACCGTCACCTTCAGCCCGGTGAGACCGCAGAAGGCGGCCGGCAGCCGCACCGAGCCGCCGGTATCGGTGCCGAGCCCCCAGGGCGCCATCCGGGCGGCAACCGCCACGCCCGTGCCGCTGCTGGAGCCGCCGGGCGTGCGGGGCGTC is from Methylobacterium radiodurans and encodes:
- a CDS encoding acyltransferase family protein produces the protein MRAVSQSVSRSAPDPAAPARAPLAWVEIAKGLCIGLVVLMHATFGLEAALGAQGYAHAIADFAQPFRMPTFFALSGLFLGRALASGWRPFLERRVFHYLYFYTLWLLIQEVIRFPHLGGGTLTGTLDHFAWCYVEPFSTLWFLYALALFSLVTRLVDRVAPPVVLGVALGLAGSDVASGWHILDVACDTYLFFYAGYRLAPQVIGFGQTMRARPRLAAGFTTGWLLVNGLLIFGIVPTLRVATVADAPLVVLPLGALGVFGVIALATLLERSVAGPALAYAGYRSIVIYLAAFLPVAVLREAMVRYGVPLDVGTASLVLTAAGILLPLALERSLRSTPAACLFVRPSAALRTPASLLRRGRTLLDTASVAAVSSAAEAGTSVASALGTPSVQRGGLVPAGAALPLALGPRES
- a CDS encoding amidase, with the translated sequence MTDTPTDLSLLSAKALAEGIAVRRFSPVDAVEALLARIDAQEPKLRAFTEVYAADARLAAEGADRAIRSGHAVGPLHGVPVALKDLVDLDGRITMGGSAAHRARVARGTATVARRLIAQGMIVLGKTHTVEFAYGGWGTNQHLGTPWNPWDPQTPRTPGGSSSGTGVAVAARMAPWGLGTDTGGSVRLPAAFCGLTGLKVTVGRISTHGIVPLSTTLDTPGPLARTVEDAALLYRAMSGPDPLDPTTRGIMPQDPLPILHRGVRGLRLARMPESEREGVDAAVLAAYDRALDTLADLGAEIVTIRLPFRFADLFALSQITNAEAYVTNGALAEDPASPLGDAVRARIIAGAKLSAQDYLATIRRREAMKRDFAEALEGFDAVLTPTTETPAIPLDSVDEDHLPSRFCRFGNLLDLCGLALPSGYTETGLPLSLQIVCRGYDEATALRIGQAYQGATDWHLRLPPNILAAIQG
- the nthA gene encoding nitrile hydratase subunit alpha; the protein is MAHDHHEHDHPHDHPRGSELTPVEARVRALESLLVEKGYVEPAALDALVEMYETKVGPHNGARVVARAWTDPAFRARLLADATPAIAELDIGGRGGEHMVVVANAPGEHNLVVCTLCSCYPWPVLGLPPVWYKAPPYRARAVIDPRGVLAEFGLHLPESTRITVWDSTAETRYMVLPERPAGTEGWDEARLASLVTRDAMIGTGLPKLPELAE
- a CDS encoding chorismate mutase, translated to MRFSSKANPGEDLAALRAEIDRIDAEMHALLIQRGTIIDRLIAVKGTTASGSAFRPGREASMMRRVAERHRGLLPLDTVEGIWRVIIATFTYVQAPFSVHADVSAGDPAMRDSARFHFGFTVPYRPHPTCAAVIEAVAASRGDLGIFRFESRAPNGAAHPPKGEAWWEGLIGDGRPKVIARLPFIERPAHPAGTPVFVVAKPLDDPSAAQRDWVLYAVRAASWPEEANRALHDLYGEVVGRAKARGETERLLLALPGGVGARPLREALDRAGAGVTLLDETGSHAARFRV
- the metX gene encoding homoserine O-acetyltransferase MetX; translated protein: MDNAPDIALRPAQAAEPGRGMRPTPERSQALEPQSPVAHFGADRPLAMDAGVNLSPFQIAYQTAGTLNADRSNAVLICHALTGDQHFAHRHPVTAKPGWWETLVGPGKPVDTDRYFVVCSNVIGSCMGSTGPASLDPATGRPYGPDFPLVTIRDMVRAQAMLIEHLGIRDLFLCIGGSMGGMQVLQWAALYPERVFAAMPIATGPRHSAQNIAFHEVGRQAIMADPAWADGRYLEAGQRPTKGLGVARMGAHITYLSEAALHRKFGRRFQAGSAPTFSFSADFQVESYLRHQGLSFVERFDANAYLYLTRAMDYFDLAEDHGGVLANAFRGTRTRFCVMSFTSDWLFPTRESRAIVHALNAASAPVAFVEVESDKGHDAFLLDEPAMYSAAKGFIDAAARARGL
- the nthB gene encoding nitrile hydratase subunit beta, with the translated sequence MNGAQDLGGMHGFGPVRPEPDEPVFHADWERRVFALAMAMGFTGTWNLDGSRAARESLPPAEYLASSYYAIWLRALERQVAAHGLASPGEMARGVSEAPARPVARVLTAEILEPRFRAGFPSDRPAPGPARFGVGDAVRARNLHPAGHTRLPRYVRGRLGRVERVHGAFVLPDTHATGAGENPAWLYTVAFAAAELWGPDADPNQRVMVEMFEPYLDAVAA
- a CDS encoding nitrile hydratase accessory protein, coding for MSAPEPRPFAAPWEAQVFALVVALRDAGVFTGSEWAAALGRAIRPGDDPEAAADYGRWLVALEALLAERGIAAPEGVDARRDAWLRAAAATPHGQPIRLENDPQRT